The Pedobacter ginsengisoli region GTGCCAGCCAATACACAGCAGCATTCGGATCACTGCCTCTGATGGATTTAATAAAGGCCGATATAATGTCATAGTGCTGTTCACCCGCTTTGTCGTACAGAGCAAGGTTTTGTTGGGCATGAAGCAAAACGTTTTCATTATTTAGTGTTAATTTATTGCCACCAATACCGTTAACAGCAATTTCCAGAACATTTAAGAGCTTTCTTGCATCCCCGCCAGATAACCTGATCAATGCCTCATGCTCCTTAATAGTAATCTTCTTCTCCTTTAAAACAAAGTCTTTTTTAATTGCCGTCTGTAATAATCCAGAAAGTTCAGCTTCATCCAAGGCTTTTAGAATATACACCTGGCATCTTGATAGTAAAGCTGATATCACCTCAAAAGAGGGGTTTTCAGTAGTAGCTCCTATTAAAGTGACTAAACCACGTTCCACTGCTCCAAGTAAACTATCCTGTTGCGATTTGCTAAAGCGATGAATCTCATCTATAAATAAAATAGGCAAACCCATTAAACTATTTTTAAGCTGAGCAGCTCTGTCTATCACCTCCCTGATGTCTTTTACTCCAGAATTTATAGCACTCAGATTGAAGAACGGACGATCAAGCGTTTGAGAAATGATATACGCCAGGGTAGTTTTGCCAACACCGGGAGGTCCCCAAAAAATCATTGAAGGTAGCTGTCCGCTTTGTATGGCCTTTCTTAGTACAGCATCAGGCCCTACTAAATGTTTCTGGCCAACATATTCGTCCAGATTTTGCGGACGCATGCGTTCAGCTAAAGGAGGGAGGTTTTGCATAAAAGTAAAGATACAAAACCCCAGTTTAAAATATCATAGTTTTACACTATGATCCTGTGTTTTTAGCCGGCTTCTTTTTCCAGAATTTACGTTTTGGTTTATTGTGGCGCACAGGTTTTTCTGATAAATCGGCAGCTGTTTCTAAAGGAGCCTCACCCAGGTGTTCCGGTAAAGGCATTCTTTCAATTTGTTTCTCAATCAGCTTTTCAATACTTGCAAGTTTGCGCTTGTCTCTGTTATTAACAAGTGTAATTGCAGTACCTTTGGTAGCAGCCCGTGCAGTTCTGCCTATACGGTGTACATAATCTTCAGCATCATGGGGCACATCAAAGTTAATTACCAGGTCAATACCTTCCACGTCAATACCACGACTTAAAACATCTGTGCCTATAATAATAGGCAGTTGTCTGTTTTTGAATTTTAGAAGAATACCCTCTCTTTCTTTTTGACCAAGATCCGAATGAAAAGCTTCGGCCTTAAGGCCAAGATTTCTAAAAACCTTACCTAAATTTTTAACTTTTTCTTTTGTTGATGCAAAAACAATAATGCTCTTGTATTCATCAGTTTTTAGAATAGACGAAAGTAAAGGAACTTTTTGCTCGTCGTGTATAAGATAAACCTGCTGTGATATCCCTTCGGCAGGTTTCGATATTGAGATGTTAATTTGTTCAGGATGTTTTAGCAGTGATCCTGCCAGTTTCCTGATTTTCGGAGGCATGGTTGCAGAAAACATTACGGTTTGCCTGTTCTCAGGAAGATAGCTTACGATTCGCATGATATCGTCGTAAAAACCCATATCAAGCATCCTGTCTGCTTCATCCAATACCAGATGTTGCAGTTGATCTAATTTTAAAACTCCTGATGAAAGGTGAGAAATCAGGCGGCCGGGAGTAGCAATAATAATATCCACGCCTTCACGCATCGATCTCTTTTGCTGCTCATAGGCAATTCCATCTCCACCACCATATACAGTTAGCGAGCTAATGTTTGTGAAGTAAGAAAGTGCTTCAACCTGTAAGTCTATTTGTTGTGCGAGTTCGCGTGTA contains the following coding sequences:
- a CDS encoding replication-associated recombination protein A yields the protein MQNLPPLAERMRPQNLDEYVGQKHLVGPDAVLRKAIQSGQLPSMIFWGPPGVGKTTLAYIISQTLDRPFFNLSAINSGVKDIREVIDRAAQLKNSLMGLPILFIDEIHRFSKSQQDSLLGAVERGLVTLIGATTENPSFEVISALLSRCQVYILKALDEAELSGLLQTAIKKDFVLKEKKITIKEHEALIRLSGGDARKLLNVLEIAVNGIGGNKLTLNNENVLLHAQQNLALYDKAGEQHYDIISAFIKSIRGSDPNAAVYWLARMIEGGEDPLFIARRLLILSSEDIGNANPNALLLANNCFQAVNVIGYPEARIILSQTVTYLASSVKSNASYEAINKAQALVKQTGNLPVPLHIRNAPTKLMKNIGYGKDYEYSHAYEGNFSAQEYLPEEISGTKLYDPGKNPAEEKLREKLKQNWKNKYKY
- a CDS encoding DEAD/DEAH box helicase, which translates into the protein MDFKDFNFNPDLFEGLSAMGFRDATPIQQQAIPLISSKKDLIACAQTGTGKTGAYLLPIMNMIAATEDRHNNTLILAPTRELAQQIDLQVEALSYFTNISSLTVYGGGDGIAYEQQKRSMREGVDIIIATPGRLISHLSSGVLKLDQLQHLVLDEADRMLDMGFYDDIMRIVSYLPENRQTVMFSATMPPKIRKLAGSLLKHPEQINISISKPAEGISQQVYLIHDEQKVPLLSSILKTDEYKSIIVFASTKEKVKNLGKVFRNLGLKAEAFHSDLGQKEREGILLKFKNRQLPIIIGTDVLSRGIDVEGIDLVINFDVPHDAEDYVHRIGRTARAATKGTAITLVNNRDKRKLASIEKLIEKQIERMPLPEHLGEAPLETAADLSEKPVRHNKPKRKFWKKKPAKNTGS